From the Camelus bactrianus isolate YW-2024 breed Bactrian camel chromosome 4, ASM4877302v1, whole genome shotgun sequence genome, the window TCAAGTGTATTTTAAGTGAGATTCAGGATTGGGGGAAATAATCAAGCTTGTTCTTTTGTGACTTTGTGGGATTTGCTGTCCCTAGAAAAATATGGTGTtgaaatctatttatttatttatttatttatctatctatctatctatctatctatctatctatctatctatcatctatctatccatccatccatccatccgtttgtttatttatttatttatctttttattcattcattcattcattcattcattcggtTATTTGTGGCTCTGTTTTCTAAACAAAGCCTACAATACCAGAAAatacatcattttacatttctctaTCAGAAAATATACCATcttacaaatataaaacaatccCACAATttgtagcattttaaaatttcctgtctAGTACAGAACTGTAAATTTTCTTGGACGCTAAAGAACAACCAAATTAATACTAGAAGctcaaaagaaataacaaagaaatagtcaaatttttaaaagacccaaGTGGATGGAGGATACAAATGAGATCATTGGCCTGCTCTTTATTCACttctttctctcttgcctgaGCCAGCATCTCAGAAAACACTCATTTCCACAGCCAGTAACAGTTTCTGGATTGGAGTGAGTGAAAATGGCCACTTGACCTCCAAGACCCCAACCTTTCCTGGCTGTCCCACCTTCAGCCGCTTACCCGGCCACTTCTGCTCAGTGTTCCTCCACCTCTGTCAGATCTATAAACTTGGGGTTGCCCCATATTTCAGCTCAGCCTTCTAGCTACACTCTCTCCATAAATAATCTCTCTGGTCACTAGTCTCTTAGCTTTAAAAATCCCCTATCGCTGATGATGCCAAAGTTTTATCtccaacccagatgtccatcctGAGCCCCAGTCCCGCACCCACAACTGCCATGACACTTCCCTgatttccccacccctcccacctctcctgccCACTCTCATCACCATTGGCCTAGACACTCTAATGGCTCCCACTGTGAATAAATCCATCAGCAGTCCCCCACCCGCTTCTCTGCCCTCCTTGCTCCCATTCTGAGCCGGGCTCCGTCTCAGGCTCACCAGCCTCTGGAGGGCTCTTCAGACTCCTTGTTCCATCTCAAGCTTTGTCCTCCTCGCCATCCTGCCTGGAGGAATACCCCTCAGATATGACCACTGCGTGACCACCGTTCAGTCCTCTCCTCAGAGGTCAGTTGCTCCAGGGTGTCTTCCCAGACCACTCCAAATCCAGAGCTGCCTCCCTTCTCAGCCCTCTGCCCATGACCCCTTGTTTCATTGTGATAGAAGCTCATGAGcagtggctttttattttttttaagttagggaTTTTGGTTTTTTACCTTAGTGAAATGCCCACAGGTAGGGAGTCAAGGATGCCGGCCTGGTGGCCCCGTGGTGCTCCGCCCTCTTGTCTCAGCTGTGCTGTGTGTGCTCTGGTCAGCACCAGGTCACGAGGATGCTGCTCCATGTGGGCATCGACCCCGGGTCCCTGCAGGGCGGGGGGAGGATCAAGGCTTGTCCCAAAGGCATCTGCCCACGTTTAGGCAGCTTTCCCAGAAGCCGCACCCAACAACTCAGACTTCTGCTTCTGTTGCTCGGCTGGTCACCCCTAACTGCAAGGGAAACAGGAAATGAATGTAAGTATTTTTAGCTGCCCACACACTGCTGGCTGGGAGAATCAGAGTTCTTTGGAAGGAAAGAGTTGAAAACTGGGTACTGGGCGGGCAGCCAGCAGTGACCAACACCCCTGAAGAGTTCCTGGTTCAGTGCAGGACAGGAGGCAGTGCCAGGAACCGGGTGCTCAGGCCTGCCCCCTGGAGGGCTTTCCTAAGAAATGTTCACGCTGCCTCCACAGGCCACAGAGAAACTCATCAGGGAACTCGCCACCAGCGCTGCTGACACACTGGCCATGATCGACGCCATCGGTGACAGCCTGCTCGGTGGCATCAAACGCCGGGTTGCCACCTTGAAAAGGCAGCTGGAGAGCGAGCACTCCTCCAAGTTAGAGAAGTTACAGCTGGTGGCCCGGGAGCTTGAAGCCCCCCGACAGCTTTACCAGCAGATGAAGATGCTTCTGCAGCATCACACTAACGCTGTGCAGTTTCTCCATGAGCACAAAAGGCtgaaggcagagatggagagactCGTGGAGGGCAGCGTGTTCCCCCACGTCCCCACCAAGGACGCTATTGCCATCAGGCGCTATTTTCAGGAGCTCATCAGAGGCATAGACATCACTGCCTTCGTCTTCCCTGAGACTGATCAAGTGCTGGTCAGCACGCCTGGGCTCCTAGAGGCTTGGCAGGCAGGCTGTGCCATGCAGGGCCGTCTGTCCCAACAGGTGCTTGAGGATACTTTGTACAAGGCATTGATGGGCTCAGCATCCAAACCAAATGAAGAGGCAAAGCTTCCCGGAAACCCATCtcattcctcctcttcttcctccgcTAGCACGTCCTCAGCACAGAGAAGTGAGGTTGGGTCTAGGGAATCAACTGTATAACACGGTATTTTGGTCTCAAAACATCAGCATCCTTTATTGGCTGCAACTTGAAAGTTGCTAGACTTcacttcttgaaaaaaaaaaagatctacactattttacattgagaTTTCTCTCTTGATTTGGGGTCTTATGTTGTTAATTGATCAtccaatgttttttcttttctttcttcttttttaatgggaATCTGCTTTGAAAGCTAGTTGCTTGAAGCTCACATAGAAGGCTTTGAATCGTGGGGACTGCTGGCTTGACCATCTGAGTGGGTGGTGCGGGATGTAATTTCTTGGCACAACAGAACAGAACAGCTTTGTGCTCTGATGACTTACTGTGCACTTTTAGCTCAATCGAGCCTCAGATAGTAGAAATCACAATAGCAATGATTCCCCAGAAATGAAACCTTTGACTAGCTCTCCCCTgtgtcttttgttctttttccatcGCAATAATCACAATTTGTGGAATGCCGAGGATACAAACGCTACTAGGCACTCTTATGTTAATGAGTTCACTCTATTCCAAAATAAGTGAAAGAGATGAGAATTATTATCGCCACTTTACAGGAGGAGCATCAGGGTCATAGAATTTAAGAGCCCAAGATGTTACAATCTTTGAAAGAGGGGACTGCAATGCAAATCCAGGTCCTTCTGGTGGAAGCCTGGCTTCTCCTAGCTTACCCCAGTTACTGATCTGGAAACAGCTCCTTAAAGAACAGTGCTATCATTCTTCAAGAGGGAGCTCACTTAATTCTAGCCCACCAATTTTTAGTTAACGTCTAGCATAAAATTCACTAAGTGCTTATGGAATCCTAAGTAGCACCTGTTATGCATAAACGTTGCATTTAATGTTTCACAGAAATGACGTTACTGGAACTCCACTCCACCTTAGGAGGTAAGCTGTAGagtccccattgtacagatgaagaaactgagacagagatCAGCAATTGGTCCAAAATCTCAGCATGTGCAGAAATGCAGAAATGACTCCTGATGTCATTTCTCAAGCCCAGCCTCCTTTCCGCTGCCTCACTGTTAGTTGCAACTGTGCACTGGGGAAAGGACGGGGAAGCCTCTGGAATGATAAGACCTAGACTCAGTTGCAGTCAGCGGCCCTCCTCTTTCTTTTGTCTCTGCTTCTCAatgcttgttttgtttcttccGTGCAGAATGGCCTCTTCTCCCCTGTCATCACAGCTTGGGGTCTGGGGCCAAGGGATTCTATTCTCCCAGTGCCTGTTTAAAGATATCTTCAGGAAAGGACCCTGCTTGGCCTAGACCAAACCCCTGTGGCCCAAGTCGGGCAGGAACAGTGCCCCAAAGAGGAGGCAGTGAGGACACAAGCTCAGATGAGCACGGGAACCAGGCttgtaataaaaatgaagcaggctgggggtgggggcaggatgggggCTGTGACAAATAGCAGAACCCACACTgcacataaagcaaatattgtcCTCTTGGAATTTAAGCTGAGTGTAGCCAGAGATttcagttttttggtttgttttttttttttttttttttttgagaaaagcaagaaatccagacttttcaacgtTAAATGTCTTGATCCTTTTGAAAGCTGTCAGCTAATTAAAAATAGATGTAAAACACTGCATGGGCATAACAAAGCACTTCTGTGAACCAGATGTGACCTCCAGGCCATCACCAGTTTGCAGCCTCTGGTCAAGGTAGACAGTATAATAACTGAATAATAACAGCCCGCTCCGCCCCAGGGATGCTGGGAGTGTTTGCCAAGCCTGGGGCCTCCCTCCTTCCGCTGTGACTCCTTAGGCAGGAGCACTTCCTGGCAAGGACACAGGAACGCAAGAGGCCCCTGGAATCACGGGCAGTCAGAGTGAGTGAGATATCCGGGGGCGTGGCCAGATATCAACCTCCAGATGACACATCCTCCCTGCTCCGTACTAAGACCTGGGCCCACTGAGGCGGGGATCCAGGATTAGGGGCAGGATTAAGGACGAGGGTATCTTCTATGAAAAGCGGGGAGACCAAGAGGCAAACTGATTATCTGGACCCAGCATGCTGAGTGGAGGGCCAGACATGGAGCAGCCAAACAGAGCTCCAGTCTCACCTGGGGAGGGGCGATgatgggggggtggggcaggggcagagggagtTCCCAGGACTGTGTGCTTTACTCAGGTAGTTTTGGTTGCAGGTAAACAAAGGTGGAGGGAAGGTTCTGTCCTGAAGCTGCCTGCAGAGAGGTGTGGACAAGAAGTGGGATCTGAGAAAGCAAGGCCTCAGGACCACTGGGCCTCTGGTCTTTTGGGGCTTGGCTGCTCTGGGAACCTTAGCCAAGGAAGCTTGTGGGTCTTCTCCGGACTCCAGACTCCTCCTCCCCCGGCCCCTCTGGCTGTTGCTTCCTCCTCTTCACACTGTCTGCTAGTCCCTCTCTACCTAGACTCCCGCTCTTGGAGTTCACGTCCTTTGAGCTCAGCCTCCACGGCAAACTGCCCTAGTCTCTGTTTTCATTCCACACTTTAAAAGAtccttgagcacctactgtgtgcacagGGCCCTGTACTAGAAGATGGGGACCCAGCTGTGGATATGCAGACAAGGTTCTTGTTCCATTGGGGGCGGGGAGAACAGGAAACAAGCAAGGTGGGTTCAGAGAGTGCCAAAATGCTGAAGGTGTTATAAAAATAGAGTGGTGATACAGTGATGGTTGGGGGTTAGACTGGGCGGTCAGGAAAGCTCTCTCTGAGCAGGCCAGGTTTTAGTGCCGTCAGTCAGACCAGGTCCGGCCAGGTGAAGATGGGGACGAACATTCTAGGTGGCCTGAGCAGTGGTAGGAGTTACACCCCAACAAGTGTGAAGAGTGGAGAGGGAGGTTGAGGCCAGGCTGGCAGTGGGGTGAAGTGTGGGGACAAGCTTGAACTGGAACCTAAGAGTTAATTACTGTGGGCTGGTCTGCATTGCTAGCAGTTGACTTGGTCCTGAGCGAGGATTCAAATGCAGTTCTTCCTAGCCCTTGCCACCTCTGCAAATAATGATTGTAACGACAACCAGGTTCCATGTGTCACTCAGCAGTTCCACATCACACCCTACTATGATTTAATTGAACACATTGTCTCTGTCCAAGAGTGCACCCCGGGACACATAAGCTGGGGTTTTCACCCACGTTCGCTCTATTCCAAAAGCTGCGTGTTCTTTCCGCGATACCCTCTTCATCTCCGAAGAATCCACAGGCAGAATGATAGCACACCGTGTGAGCATGCCCACTTGATTAGGCTAGCTTCCTAAGGAAGTTTCCCTAAATTTAAGGGGCTTAGATGAGATAAGTCATGTCTCTTTCACTTCAAGTTCAAGCTTCAGGGGAGAACACTCTAGGATGCCAGCAGGGGACTGGGGCTCTCTGCATGTAGTTTGCCACTACACTTCCCTCCACCCAGGCAGCTGGAAATGAGAAAGGGGGGGAAGAAAGAGCAAGCCTCTCTCTTGGAGGGCAGAACCCAGAAACTCCACCCATCCTGCTCACATTTCCACACCCAGAACTTATGGCTACACCCTAGGGCACTCTAGCTCTGCCGTCACCCCAAAACCTGGTTTTTGTTTATTACAGAAGGAGTCAATGGATACTGGGGAACAACTAACCATCTCTGGATAACTTTGGTGTTTTTTCCTGATTATGAAAGCAATTCATACTTACTGCTACGAAATGTGTAAAGACAGTAAAAGTCACCAGTGATTCCAGAGCTAACCATTGTTTAAGATTTATGGGGTCATTATACACATTGTTTTGTAACCTTATTTCTCTCTTAACAATATAACCCTGATAATCTCCCCATATTGATAAATTTAGGTCTACATCAGCATCGTACTTTTTCATGGCATGTTTAAGTGATGACCTGTGATGACTTTGGGAAATGGCTATGATTCATATTTATTTGATTGCCAACAAGGATGAACACCTCTTCACACCCATtggccatttttatttcttttgtgaacTGACAGTATGTCGTTTGTCTATATTTTAATGGACCATTCACTTTTTAACTATTGATTTTGGGGAAAAATTCACTTACATTAAGGATACCATATCAGCACTTACACAGTGCTTTTGttaccaagcactgttctaagtacttgcAATGTTTATctgtttaatccttacaacagttCTATAAGGTAAGTGCTGTTAtcgccccattttacagatgggaaactgaggcacaaggaggATAAGCAATCTGCCTGATGCCTCACTGTGTAGGTGGGAAGAGGGTGAACTGGGGTTAAGATTCAGCAGCCTGGTTTCAGGTCCTTCCTTGCTCTTGACCACTAGACATTCTAATTAatgttttgttatatattttacaaaatggttttttttccaaattttcatttgttttttaactttaaagtttttttaaagttggGTTTTCACTTACATGGTCAAAACTAttcatctttttcattacagaattCAGGGTTGTTTGGTTGGCTTTCAAGGGTAGAGAACGAAACACGGGTTGGAAAGCACGGAGTAATATATTTCACATTACTGTTTCAGACTTGCTAAAAACTTTCAAGTGAGTAGGTGAAGAAAATGTCAGAAAAGTTCACAGAGCCAAGGGGGCTCTGTTGTGTTGTTGACGCCCACAGCACCTCTCAACTCAAACACCGAACCACACGCTAACCAGTCTCCTTGTTGCACTCTCCTCCCACCTCGCCTACGTCAACAGTACCAGGTTCCATTTaacagaggtttgttttttttttacattcccaGACTACCTCCTCCTGTGCTAGGTACTGGGGACAGACACCGACGAGGATTCCATCTCTCCACGGCACAACTCTAGCCAGTCCAGTGGGCCAGGTCTCTTCTTTTTGAACACATCTTCCTTCCAGGAAGTGCTCTCTAAATCCTGCTCATCTTTCAGGCCCAAGCTCAAGTTTTCCCTCCTCTAGTTTCTTGCTCACTTCAGCCCACAAAATGAACTCTCCAAAGAATCCCTTGGGCATTTATCGCGTGTAGTAGACCAGTGCCACCTCAGAGCAGGAACATAAACGCACCAGGTAAACTAAGTGTTGTGAAAAACAGTTCTATTACCTGtgagaatgctttttttttttttttaatctttttggtttttgcttttgtttttaaaatcttgcgCACAAAGTTACAGTGAGTTGGGAGAAACAGCGAGGCCCGCGTAGTGGGGCTCCCAGCCACAGGGAGACCTGAAGGGGAACCTAACCAGTGTGTTCCCGGATCCTAGTTTGGGAAAGTCAAAGCCGGCACGGAGGAACTGTTTTAGGCTAATTTTCGGCAAGAAAAGTAAGAACTGCTTTGAAAAGACAAGGACCTTCAAAACTTGGGGCGGCCCACACGACAGTCTCATCtacagatgggtaaactgagaCAAAACGGGCCGACCTGCCTAAGGCCCCAAGGGGTGGCTGGCGGGACGGTCCTTTGTGGTGCGCACCGAACACGCCCCCAACCCCAGGGCTAGCGGCACGGCCGCCTGGCGCGGTCTCGGCGGCCACGTGACGGCGCCGGTCCATCACGAGCGGAAGGCAGGACACCGCGCCGCCATTCTCCTGGTTGTCCAATAAGAAATGGGGAGCGGGCAAGGTGGGCGGGACTGGCCCGCCCCTCATGAGGAGGCCGCCCAGCGCGGGGCGGGCCCAGCCGCCGCCCTCCAGTGGGGTCCCGGCAAACCCGGCTCGGCCGAGGCAAAAGGGCGATACGCACGTCAATCGAACGGCCCCGCCAATGAGTTCGCGCGCTGCCCTCGAGCCCGCCCTCGCCTCGGCCTCCCGGCTCCCGCGCTGCCTTCCCTCAGGCCGCGgcggcccgcccgcccgcgcctCCATCCGGGTCCTCGCGTGCGGCTCTCGGGTGGTGGCGGACGGCCGGCTTGAGGTCCGGGCTGCCCTGCGGAAGATGACGGAAGGCAGCGGCCTCCTCCGAGAGCCTGAGGTGGGTACAGAGGCGGGACGGCGAGCGCAGGCCTGTCGCCATTTTCCTTCACTCGGACCCCAGTCGGCGGTGGGAAAAGGGGAGCACTGCGGGTCGGTTGGTGGAGGCCTGCGGGCCGGAGCGAGCTGGGCGGACGGGTTGAGAGCGGAGGCCTCAGGAGGCGGCGGCGCTGGCGGGGGATGGGCGCCGCGTGGCGCGGCCAGCCCCAACCCCCTCCGCTTCCCGCCCAGCGCCTCACGGACGGGGGGGAGGGGTCATTCTTCACATTCttcaccctgcccctccccctacTTCAATCAAACTTGGACGGGGGAAGTCCCACCTCCGGGCCGTGCCCATTGGTCGGCGTCGCCTCCCACTGTGGCGTGACTGGCTGTGGGTGCCGACAGGTCCCCCTGACGTCAGTTCCGCTATCAGGTTTGTGGGCCGGGGAGACCTTGGCCTTGGGGGCTGGGATGTGAGAAGGAAGGTAGGAAGTGCGGGGGAGGGCCGGGGCGTGCGGGAGCTGGCGGGCGGGCCCTGGGTTGGCTCCTTGCTCCTAGTCCATCTTGCCGCGCACAGCCTCCTGTCCCGGAGCAACTGGGAGGCCGGGTCCACCTCGGCAGCCGTCcttggcgggggagggggcaggaggaagtAGGATCCCGGGGGACGGGCTCGTGCATGGCGACCTGGGCCACCGCCAGCGGCCCCAGCCCTGAATCGGGCTGCACAGCCTGGAAGCAGGCTGGCTGATACATGTCCCCGGAGGACTCCGGTGTGAGGAATGCGTAACCTTTCTGTCCTTGGCTAGCAGTGGCCTTCGGTTCCTCCAACTTTTACAGTAGGGCCTGGCCCCCTTCCTTCTGTGTCAGAGGTGAGGGTGTATGTTTTGCACATTTTTAACtcttcgatttttttttttaatagcctgaTCATTTATGAGAGGGTTGGCAACCGGTAAAAAGGCATTAGGGATAGTGAGTGTTAAATTCTTGAAGTGAATCAGGAGACTGGatgagttttcctttttctaactttACTGATGATTATTGCTTTCTTGGCACTCAGTTGCTAGAGTTAGAACTTCATCTAGCAGTCCCCGTTTATTTCTGTTGGCCTGAAAATTATACAGTAGTTTGagaaaatttagtgttaaattctgaatttgtatgtatttagaaaataaaatcgtTTTTTTTATCCAGGTTTTTCTGCTGTATGGCAGTCAGGTTCCTTTACAGTATATTCAGGGGCAGTATGTAATTAAGGCAGTGAAATTTGTGAGCTACTTTGGGCTTTGTGAGGGTGATTTACTATACACAGTTAAAGTATTTTGAAACCTGTGAAGTCTGAGAGTAGAGTACTTAGCGTTAACTAGAATTTCTTGGTTTAGTGTACGGCACACTAGatatttgtgtatcttctcttTCAGTAGCTAATACAGTGGTAGCTTTATTAATAGTGGGAATTGCTCAGTATTAAGAGCTCTAAACCAGTGTTTCAAGCTGTAGATCCTGACTTACTGGATCGTGAAATCACTTTAGTGGGtggtgataatttttttaaaaacagaaaattttagttttttacaTCAAACTGTTGATTCAGCTGTATATGTGTTTATTCCTGCAAAAATACCTTTTCGGAGGGTAAGtgtcaaaaaagtttgaaaatcagTTCTTCTAATGGATGTTTTTCTCGTTCATAGCACCTGTGTTCTCCAAGGAGTGTTAAAAGCAACCCTGTTTCTTCTGTATTTGGTAGAACTTGTCCCCCTCCCTTTAATTTTCAGGAATTGGGGGAATAAATTTGCCATCAAGGGCCAGCATGCATCTTAATCACTTAATATTTTTGATAGTCTGAGAAGCTTTTATTTAGACAGTAAAGGATTTTCTCCATCCCAGAATATTAACTGCCAATGATTTTTCCATGTCTAGATGAGAATAGAAGAACCCGGATACTCAGTAATGAGTTGTCAACATTGCCCTCATGTGACCTCTGGACTAGAGGAAAGGAGGCCTGGTCACTGTGTGCTCTTTAACTGTATGGGTGTTTTAAGCATTGCACAATCCACTTAAAGAGTGGAATTCATTAAATAACCAGATAAAATGAGAgctgctactttttttttctttttctttgaaatctagAACgtatactaagtctttgaaatctagaATGCATTTTATAGTTACAGCCCATCTCATTTTGGGCTAGTGACATTTCTAGTACTCAATAGTGACATGTGGGTAATAGTGACCAAATGGATAGTGCCGTTACAGGGGATTGCCTAGCTGCTTTTCAGAAATTAGCTTTCTCTGGTTAAGTATTTGCTGTTTCAGATTGTCAGCCAGAaatgttccctttctccacaacctcaTCTCAGATGTGAGCAAATTGCATCAGGTGATTTCTTAGGCTCTTTCTAGGTCTAAGATTTAAGTATTCTGAGGCAGCTGACAACTACACTTTTATTAAGTGTTAACTTTGCTTCTctaggaatattttaaaagattttggaTGATCTGTTTTAAAATGACATATTAGTGATGAATATAATTTGGGAGCGTTTTGTTCTTCTGATAAGTAGTCATTTGCTGCTTTGTGTCAGTACTCATTATCCTGAAGTTATACTATGAACTGTTCACTTGGCTGTCTCTCTTTCCCCCAATTTTTATTCAGTCAGTTATGATTGCCTAATGCATAGGAGGAAACATTCTTGTACAGTATAGACTCAGTTGTTAATTATAGTAAACTGGGGGATCTGGGTTTAATAACCCACTTTTTCTTGGCTTTTGGGGATGTATGGATTATACAGTGACTTTTCTACCTGGGACCATACTAAGGATAGGAAGACAAGATGATGAAGGATTGAGAAATAATGGTGTATATATAGGGACCGTTATGCAGAACAGGTCACCCAGGTGGAATACTCTGCCTCACCCTACTTACTTGTGTGCAATATAGGGTTTGTAGCAGAATTTACTTTTCTTAGGTATACGGTGATGGGTAGCACAGAATGTACTTATAGCAGGGAAACTGGCCCCGGATTAACAATTTGCGTTGAATCTACAAAGGAATACTCAGAGTTGACCTGACATTAGTTaccttttaagaaaatttcagaatttaGATAATTTCATCTAATCAAGAGTATCTTGGGTGCAggtatgtagctcagtggtagagtgtgtccttagcatgcacaaagtccggggttcaatctccagtatctacATTAAAATAGATTGATAAACATAATCCCCGTCCCCCTCAAAAAGAGTGTCTTATATACTTACTGTGTGTCTAAGAGTGAAGTAAAGGAAATGGTCTTTTTGGAAACAATTACCTACATTACCTAGTACTTggctatttaaaatttaacatgaGTGACAAGCTTAGGTGCAGTATTTGGTAGGATAAGAAATTGAGCTGGATgaaactagacttactgtggtgatctgCAGTGTCTGCAAATAGTGAATTATGCTGTATAcgtgaaactaatataatgttgtaagtcagttatacctcagttaaccccctccccccccaaaaaggaaattgaaatctTAGAAGTAGGTTAAGGTGCAAAACTTAGTTACATCTAAAAGCTTAAATCATCTTGTCAGTTTCACATGTTAACTTATACATTGATGAAGTGATCCATTGCTAAAAACAATGGCATATTCTGTCAAAGGAATCAAAATACTGTTGGAGAGTttgcatgttttatatttaagaaacattttatcttttgcATAGTGTTTTAATATTCAGCCAGCATCAGATAAATGCTTTCATCGATACTCAACATTAGTACTTGAAGGAAATCTGTATTAAGTAGCCAGTAGTTATCATGAAACTGAATGATGAgactgaaggaaatgcttcattgTATCTGTATGGAAGTTTGGTCAAAAAGGAAGTTTATGCAACCATAAGAGGACTAAGTTTAGTGTATTTTAAGAATTTAGAAGcttgtttgtttaaaatactcTTAGTAAAATTGACAAGTGCAAAGGTATTTTACTCAATATATAGCCTTCAAAATGTATATTCAAGTATGTTTTTAGGACCATGACACTTAATCTTTTGGTTATAGACTTTGCAAACGTTAAAGCTATGGGCTCTTgcagaaaaaattatatataaatttctgGTAGTTACTGAAGCCTGTTACAGATGCAGGTTAAGAAACCCTGAGTTTAAGGTGTTAACTGTACAAGTATGTTCACATTACATGATGACATACACTGTCATTTACTAAAATATAAgtggattttaaaatgtgagtGTTAGTTATGGAACTTTACGTGATATAAATGCAGATAGAAACAAGTTTATTCATAATAAGTAGATTTGCCTCTTCACAGCACATTTTAAATTGACACAGCATGGTTTAATTGAAGATAAGTATTTTCGACTGTTACAAGTATATCCAGGAAAATAAGATTACTTAGTTTCTCAAATTGatttaatttattaagaaaagtGGTTACTATTTTTTGACTACTTATTTCAAGGTTATTAAGGTGCTTTGCATGTGTGCATAGTTCTCagaacaaccctgtgaggtgtgGATGTTAGTTCCGCAACTGGAGATGAGAAGTAAACCTGAGGGAGGTGGTTTAACTTGCCCCGAGAACACAGCCACTAAGTAGCTGCTTGACCCCAAAGCCATTGCTCTGCACTCTTTCTATACTGCTGTGTTGTGCAGAAGCATTTTGTCCAAGTTGAGTTGTGActtttaatcagatttttaatggggaggggaggagttcAAGCTTCAAGTTGAGGTAGTATGTGAATTAGAGTAGAAAATGGATATAAAGTTATGTTACTTTCAGAAAAGGGATTATCTGAAATAATAGATTCAGATACTGTTAGTTATTAATCTTGTTTAAGAATGTTTTAGTTACACTGATGATTGCA encodes:
- the LOC141577541 gene encoding uncharacterized protein LOC141577541; translation: MCLSDEEPICGICKLFGDHESHPVAKISDAYAEKKVSFAEDIQLVLQKWESTEQAMQATEKLIRELATSAADTLAMIDAIGDSLLGGIKRRVATLKRQLESEHSSKLEKLQLVARELEAPRQLYQQMKMLLQHHTNAVQFLHEHKRLKAEMERLVEGSVFPHVPTKDAIAIRRYFQELIRGIDITAFVFPETDQVLVSTPGLLEAWQAGCAMQGRLSQQVLEDTLYKALMGSASKPNEEAKLPGNPSHSSSSSSASTSSAQRSEVGSRESTV